In Prinia subflava isolate CZ2003 ecotype Zambia chromosome 1, Cam_Psub_1.2, whole genome shotgun sequence, the DNA window aaaagagaCAAGTTTGCTCTGCCAGAACATGAGGGAAAATTGAGATAGGAAAAATAAGTGAAATGAGTTCTACTCTTGTATGTGTTTCAATGTTCCTTAGCAAATGTGGAGTAAAATTGATCTGCTGTGTAATTTTTGTTGTCAACAATGTTCTGAAAGCAATATTATCATCTATATTTCAGTCTTGTTTCTTGCAAAAACAGAGCAAGAGTAAAAGAATGATAGACATATGTGTCTGTCTAGGCACAGGAGCTTTGCAGTCATACCTGCTGTAAGTCACATTGTAATAAGCAAAACACAGCAACTTCAAGCTTAGATTCTTTTCATTCTTAGAGATGCTGTTCTTAATCCATTTCTCTCTACAAGCCTGTTTTACAGttgcaacatttttttcttcttgatcCTGACTAGCAGAACTTTGAATATTGACCAACCAGCTTTTTTCTAGCCTAGAACAATTTTTGTACCCAGAGGTATTAAGTTTACTGTTCAGGCACTGTAGCTAAATTAGGCAAGCTTTCAGGCTGTCCTGTGTTTGTAAGGTGAAGTGAATAGCAAGTTGTCCCCTAAATTGTACAAAGCTAAGAAAAAAGTATTCCAGAGTTATAGTAAGTCTGAAATTGCAGGCTTGACTTCTATGGGCTGGTAACTTTTTAGGAGCTAGCATTGGCATGGAGAGATTCTTATAGAGAGATACAGTAAAGCCAGAGCAGTTAAAACTAAAGAGGACTTTTTGTGAGctttttctccttgtcctttctgctgcctctcagtGTGTTGCTCCGGGTCTTGACATTTCGCTATCAGTAAGTTTCTGGGAACAAATAAAGGGCTTTCTAGGGTTGAGACTTTCTTATTTGAGAGTCTTCTTCCTGAGTCATCCCATGGTTGTAGTGAGCGGAAGTGTTCAGTAGGTTTTCCTCAAAGCAATGGATTTGAGATTGTGCTATTTCCTGTTGTAGTTAGTACTTGAgagaaggttttattttattgtaacaATAAATGAGACTAATCAATACAGctttctgaaattcagaaattcagtATTAATTGGTATTGGTAACAGTATAAATGTTCTGGCTCTGTTCAAGCTGAACAGTTTTCAATGAGATAAAATCCTAGCCTGAAATTAGGCAATTGCACCATCTTTCTCCATTAGAATTGTCAGCATTTCCAgtacacaaaagaaaaggaCTGTAAAGATCAAGTAAAAATTTTGCTGTGTGACCTGTTATGTTTGTAATAGGTGCTGCTGGGATGTGGGGTAGATGGTGTACGAATAAAATGCATCAGAGAGGTTTATTATATGAGTAAACAGTATAGGCAGGCCTATATTTTTTGAAGATTTATTCATatacttttttaaatttttattttaaacaggaGATGACAGGTGGAAATGAATCCTGTACTGCAGGACCAACATCTATGTCCTACTTGGCTTGCCTGACTTACATTCTGGAAGAATGGACTGGTGTGCAGGATATTGGAGATTATCTGAGTTATGCAGTCTACATTTTATGGCTGCTTTTTCCACTTGTAGTAGTCTTTGTACTTCCAGGAGTTCTCGTCATTCTCTTCTACGTTTCCATTCTCTGGCTTCATATTTATAAAAGGAAGAATGAAATAAAGGAGGCTTATTCCCATGATGCTTGGGTAGGTGCGAGAGAAGTTTTGGCAACCTTATGGGATGGGCATGGAAGATTATGGCATGGTAAGTGAGATCTGACCTTTCATTAAAAACTTCTGAAGCTCTTACTCCTTGTTTAGCTTTCAAGGTTATCAATACATGCCTGATTGTTGCTGCTGGTACATGCCTAATCAggccaggtttttttttctgttttatgagTGTCTGTCAGTGGTGcttgagacaaaaaaaaaaagcatcgAGACTTTTTAGGATGTAAGTCTTTTGTCTTATTCCTTTATTGATTATTCCATTTATTCCTTTGCTGCTATAAAATGAGATCTCTGTTCTGGTTAAATATATGCACAATTTTTTTAACTGCCTTTTTTCCGTTTTTGGCTTTTTATAACAATTCCTGGATTTCTTCATATGAAGGAGACCTGAAATGTGTGTTGTGTTAAAAACTAGATCAATTAACTGTATTGTTTCAGGGTCAATATATGGAAGTTAAATGCCAGTTCTCTGACAGCTAGTATGTCAGCCAGCACATGTTAGCATAATTTTAATTGCACTTAACCAGTCTTACATAAAATGCCAAATGATGTCTAAGACGAGCACTTAGTTGCTTCTTGAAATTAACTTCAGAGCCTGACACTGGTACAGAGctatacttttttatttgtctttgtaTTTTGGACTACTACTTTCTCTACTAGAATGTCAAAACTAAGGGCCCTGTTCTTTGTCCTTCTGCTATTATTTCTTTATAAAGACAGATTTAATAAATGATTTGGCTCTCCTCTCTAAGGAAATCATAAGGCTCTTTCAGAGCCATTCAGTCTAGATGcagcaaaaggaagaagagataCTTAAGAGCAATTTACATATAGAATAAATCCTTCTTGAAAATCATCTCTATTTGTTCTCTAGTCAAAGGGAAGCAGGTTTTGAAGGCATTGATAACCAGATGGTGTGGCAGCTGTATCAGATAGGCTTTGTAAGACTAAGATGTAACTTTCAAATCTAGGGAAGTACACTACATCAAAATCAACAGCTACATCAAAGACCTTAAAATGCTCACTTCACAGTAAAATgctatttactttttttttcacaagaaaattatttttaaggcCTTGACTCTTTTAATCCTTagtaactttttctttttataaggTCTGACATTTTATTTGTGCAAGAAGATTCTTATCTGGTCCCTCATTAACAGCTGTGACTTTTttctgccctgccagctgcttcCCTCTTATCTATACACTTGTCTTACTAAAGAATGAAATGTTTTCCAgttatttttccccccacttGATTCATCAGGATATCATAAGAAGAACTTTCCATCCTGAAATCTaactgaattaaaaaagaaaaaaaaaaagaaaaaagaaaaaaaaaaaagaaaaaaaaagaaaaaaaggaattgagGAGAAAACCAACCCCACaaccaaaaagccccaaaccgACCTCCCAGCCAGGTGATTGATACCTGTGGCTTTACATGTATTATGCCAGTGCCATGTTAATTGGCTGGCATGGAGCACAGTTAGTGGTCCCTTGCGAGGGGACAGATGATACACTTGCAATGTGTTGCAGCTCCACAGgtgtacaaaataaaatacagggaCAAGAGCCCAGAGTACCTTCAGAATTAAGTGAATGGAATAGGAATTGCAGACCTGATTACCTTTGGAAGAAGTGACAGGATTtggttgagggtttttttgggggtgttttctttttcttattttattttaaaaaagaaattgtaacAGGACTACTGAGCGTTAACTGAATACATTCTATACTGATGCATTTTGGCATTTTATGTTAATTAAATACATTCTGCACTATAACTTGAACAGAAATGTGAGATCAGGAAGAAGCTTATGTgtgtttatgtatttttcagCTGGGCATATATAGTCCCAACTAGCTTTTAGTATATAGTGATGGAAAGCTGGAACAGGTATAACTTGAAGCAGCAAAGATAAGCTTCATATCCTGGAGTAAAGGGAGACATAAAAATGGGTGCTGTCATGTCAAATCTTCTAAAACAGTCACTGGTGGTGATGAACTTTGAAAGGTTAATAATAGCTTGGAATAGTTGTTTCACCACTCCAGTCTGCATTTTGATTTCTCTTGAATGATTGATTCAGAGGACTTTCTAGCCTTGAAAACAGTGAACGGAAAAAATAAGGATAAATTGTACAGTTCAAGATAGCGAGACTGAATGTATTGTTttaatgttggggtttttttttgctctttctccAAGTGTGGTGTGTGGTGCCTTAAATGAAACTTGTATTATCTATGAAGCAACTTATATTTCCTATAGAGGCTGCAAGTTACCTCCTGACTTATTATTGGTCACTTTACTCTTACCACTTTTCGATCCATGTTGCTTTCAGTTTGCCAACTTGCTGCAACTTAGTTTCTTTGGGATAGATTTGTATAGAAATTTAACATCTGCTACATTTTTAACTCCTAACAGGTTATGAGCTTCATGGTATTGAAAATCTTCCTCAAGGACCAGGACTTGTTGTATTTTATCATGGAGCTACTCCTGTTGACTATATTTATTTCTCAGCTAGACTTCACATAATGAAGAAGAGGCGCTGCAGAGTAGTAGCTGATCATTTTGTCTTTAGATTACCAGGTAACATACTTCATTATAAACAAGCAgttttggaatttttattttgattttttcatcgtgtaattaataaaaatcaTGTTGCAGGAACACAGCTTTCAGAGCAGACATTCAGACAAATTTTGTCAAAGTTTTGAAACAGAGCATGTTCTTTACAAACAAGAGTGAGACTGGCCCATGCAAGGATGGGACATAGTCCTGTTTGGGAAACACCTTCCAATGACTAGAGTGTTTagaaacaaagagaaggaaatcgTGGGAGAAGCAGTGTTCTCTGTATTAATCATTAGCAAAGATTTCAGTTagatgtttctttttcattaatataGGCAGAATGAGTGGTGTGAACTGATTAAGAATTAAACTGGAACAAATGCCCTATAAGTTAAGAATACTAGTCTGGAGTGACAGTGTATTTTCTTATCCCACCCAACTCTTATCCACTTGAGGATGGTGGGCAGTGGAACCTGTCCCCAGGAAGAGTGTTTCATGTAGAATCTGTTCTGGAGCAAAGCTAGAAAAGTGTTCAACATGTTTGTGTGAAAAGTGAGGTGAAGCAggtagaaaatgaaaaatatgtttagGGCAAGATTCTGTCTGGACAGCCTAGTGAAATGCACTGCCAGTTGGTGAAATTAATTATGtgaggggtttgttttttgtctgtGTGAAATACAGTAGTACCCACTTTCTTTCCCAAGTTCAATTTGTGATTAAGGGGCTGTCAATTCACAAAATGGATTACAAGGAGCATTCTGTAGTAGCATTCTGGTGCTTTTAGTGGAACCAACTCATATAAGAAAACTGTCTTTTTGTCAGTATAGATTTATTTCAGCCTTAGTCCCTGAAAAGAACTTTTCCATACTGATCACAGTATGGCTTTGCCTCTACAACCTCTTTTGCCAACAGATTCATTTGTCGGTGGTTATCAAATCTTTTGCATACAGTTGACTAATACACCCTCCTTCACAATGCAGATTTGGCTCCATATTGTAGCTATATAGGCACAATTTTTTATCAAATGGAGCATTATGTTTTActccttttctgctttaaaataagGCTCTAAGTGTGAGTATACTTATGAGTCCCCCAAATGTTATTCAGTAGCATTGCAGAATGGCTGATCTTGAAGAACTGGTTTCAGCAGTACAATATCTAGCCAACAGCTACAGGTATTCCTCATGGATTGATACTGAGATCACTGCTGCCTAGTGTTTTTATAGTACCCCTGGATGAGGGGCTGCAGTATGCACAGGAGATTCACTGATGCTACCAAACGGAGAGACCTGTTGATATACTGGGCATGAAAGCTTGATCTCAGAGTGACTTCACAGAGTTCAACTGGCAGAAATATGAAGTTCAGCAAAAGCAAATGTAGAGCTGTGGGTCTGGGATGGAGCAATTCTGTGCAACAGTACTCTGGATAAAAGGGGGCTTTGCAGAAAAGGTCTTTGGATTCTAGTGGACAACAAGTTGAATGTGAGTGGACGGTGTGCCCTTACAGCAAAAAGATGAACTGCAGTGAGCTTTTCTTAGCATGAATGTAGCCACTGGGTTGAGTGAAGAGGTTTTTTCCCTTGGCATGGCATCTTACAAGTGCCTCTTTTTATACGGTGTCCAGTTTTGGTCTGGAGCGCACAGTGTACAAGGAGAGGTTGAGAGAACTGCATTTCTGTCTGTACCAGATAAGAGTGGGGAAAGATACTATTGCTGTCATCAGCAGCCTggtgggagggtggggagaggagcagtCAGACTCTTCTGACAGGTGCACAGCGACAGATTGAGAAGTAGTAGAGACAAGTTGCGCCACAGGTGATTTTGATTAGACATGTGGAAAGGTATTTTAGCAGCAGAGTGATCAGACACCTGAACAGATTGCTTAGGCAAGTTGGGAATCTCCATCCCTGCAGACTTTCAAAACTCTGCTGGGTGAGGCTCTGAATAGCCTGATCTAGTTTGAGTAGGAggctggactagatgacctccaGAACTTCCTTCTAACCTACataattctgtggttctgtgaaggAATTAAGGCTGTTCAGGGAGACAAGTCCAAAGAGTCCAGAAAATGTTGTGGATTGTTTCAAAATGAGCATGCTAATCTATGACAGGCAACTCAGGTAGATGCTGCTTCTCTTGTGAATCAAACCAGAAAGATAGCGTAATTTTATCCTAATACTAAGGCTGTCTGATCTTGATTAAGTATTCAGATGAAATTGGATGCCTTTTCAGAAACCTTTTAACTAAAAGTTATTATGCTCAATGCAGGGGAAATGGGAGGGGGTGGCGGTGCATTTGGGGAGTATGTTAGACACATGGATGTATCAGAATTGTGTCAGTATTAAGTatgtttttcttgcattttggAGGAGAAGGATATGAACTACAGTCAtgtgaattctttttttccatcttttataACTAGAGGTTtgccacagagaaaaacaaacccaataTTCCAGCTTTCTGGTTCCTTTAGACTCTTAGCTGTGTAGTGCTCAGAAATACATTGACTTCTCTAAGTTTAGGAGAAAGCCTTTTCCCAAAGCATTCAGGGAGGACTGAGATTTCACTTGTGTTTTTGTCCATCATCCTCTGCTACAGTATGGGccatttttgcttcctaaaGTCATCTGGGAGCTCTCTTTAAAAGGTTGCCTGCTATTTTATGTAACTAAGACAAACCCTTTCCTGTAATGTTCCAGAGAAAAGGAGCTTTGGCTTCTTGTCTGTTACATGCACAAGGTGTTGCAAAGTATCTTGTGAACTAGCTGCTCTGCAGATACTTCTGTGTGATTATTTACAACTATGGAAGGTTGGATTCAATGGGCTAAATGGTTCCTCTCTGTCTGGGGTCCTAAAGGTCCAGCATGGGAAAATGATGACATCCTTGCCATTCTGCTACCTGGTAGCTGACAGCGCTGATGTTACAGTCACTGGGGCCAAGATAGAAAAATGCACATAGTGCACAAGTTGAGAGCAGTGTTACATGCATTACTGAGTAGTCTCCAAAGGGTTTTCAAACATTTCTGCCACTGCAGTCTTTTGGATAATAGGACAGGAGTACATTGGGACAAAAGGCAGAGTTCAAGTTGAACTGTGGAATCAAATTAGGTTTGAACTTCTCGGTGTCTGGAAGAACATCTTCTGAATGGCTGAAAAATTATGTTTAGATAATTTTGAGAGTTGTTTGattatttaaaatggaaaaacagaTTCTTGGCCCCTTTCATGCAGTGCTACCCCAGTGTTTCTTCTAACTTTGTGGTGACTTTTGCCTTAGACATAGGTACCCTGGCTGTCCTTTCAGGGCCATTGTGTCAGATTCCATCTCTCAGCTGCTTTAAGGGAGCCAAGTTCTTCTTTGGTACTGAAGCAGAGATATCAATAGTAATGAGGGATATGCTAGCAGGGCTGCGAAGTACAGCTCAGAATGTAAATTTGATACTAGAAGTCAAGGGAGGAAGTACAGCTGAGAACTTTTGTGAAGACTTGAAACTTCCCTGGACAATTATGCTGTGTAGGACATTTTTTGTCTATATTCTGTCaatattctgttctttttttacTGATACATGAACTGGACAGACTCATGGTACTGCTTCATCACACACACCCTCTCCCTCACCCCTTCCTGAGTGTATCCAATACAGAAATGGTATTGTCACAGTCTTTGCTTCCTTGGAGTCTCTTCCTGCTCATCTCAAGCcttttcatgggtttttttgtgtcttcTGAGCTCACTGACAGAAAGGACTGAGAGACAGGCAGCTTTTTACCAGCAGGTGCATTCCAGAGAGCTTTAATTAGTTTTGGAATGTCAAGCATTGTAAAAATCAGCTATtgaaaatcccacaaaaaaagcagctgaaagaaaTGAATTTCAATTAGGTAAACTGTTTCAGGTGTTCCTCCATGCAAATGCTACTACATGAAGACTGTCATCAGTAGTGTGTGAGGCAGGCACAGCAAAATATGAGACAGGTGTATGCAGCTTGTGTTCTTTGGCCATATGTACCAACAGATCCTGATTGGGTATAGAGATGAGTTGGGAGTAATTATACTCACACCAGCTTCAAAGACTAGTTAGAGATCAGAGTTTAGTTAAGAATAAACTAATAATGTGTTGCCTCATGCTTTTCTTCCCAAGCCCTTCCTTTATGCAAGCTGTAAGACGAGACAGACCTCTGTCTTCTTAACCTTTTTCAGGCTCTCCTTTAGCATGTTTGTGTATGTAACAAATATGTGTTTATAGTTACAGCTTTTCATTTGTTATTAGGAGGCAAACTTGACTATATCAGTTCTTTGTCCTTGTCTGTGGCTGAAAAGGTTGTTTGCTTCAGTGGGAAACTTCAAGAAAGAGAAGTAATGTTTCCCTTACCACCTAGTCATCCAAAGTTGCCATTTTGGTTTGCACTACTCATAAATACTGTATAACTTTAAAATCTATTGAACCATCTGAACAGGATTTATTTCCTGCAAACAAATGTCTGTGGTAGTTGTGTCCTTTAGCAATGGGCTAGTTGTCTAAATTGATCAGATATGTTCCTTTTGATGCTTGTAGCAAATTTTTGATGTTCTGCTGTTTCTTGAAGAGTACAGTCTGAATGACATGTCAAATTCAAGGTGATATGAAGAGTTTATGTAACCTTAGGTCAAAAACTTCAGTTACAATATTAACAGAAGGCGGGTGTACCCAATTGAGGCTTTCCAGATGCCTCTCTGTATGAAATGCCATCCAGGTACTCACAGACTGAACCAGAATCAGTTGCTGCAGTGATCCATAATGCAGAGaatgctgcattttctgtcaTTCTCCTTCTTGTGCACTGCTGTTCTTTGCTGAAGTTCACAAAACAGAACCAGAGCAATTTCCTGGTATTGCTTCTTGTTGCTCTCTATTGGACTGTGCTATGTTTGAACAGTAGAGCTTGAGCAAGGAGCCAGTGCCCTTGAGTCAAACAACTCCCTCAAAGGGACATGTGAAAAATACCAGAGTGCTTGAcagttctttttcagtttaatcCTGACTGTGGGATAACCCCTGACTTTACTGTGACAGGAAGCCACTAAAACTCCTAAATCTTCAACTTTAGGGACCAGATTCTGTAATCTTCCCTCCCTCTTGGGGATTTGGGGCCACAGCTTATTAGACAATTAAATTTTAGCCATAGTGTTCTGTACTGGGAATCTGTACTGAATGTTAGTATGAATTaacattttctgaattaatGCTATGTTACCCTACAGGTTTTAGAATACTAATTGATGTACTTGGAGTTATACATGGACCAAAAGAGGTTTGTGTCAGGACTCTGGAGAAGGGCCATCTGTTGGCCATTGCCCCAGGCGGGGTTCGGGAAGCGCTCTTCAGTGATGAAATGTACACGATTCTGTGGAGCGACCGCAAGGGCTTTGCTCAGGTGGCCATTGATGCAAAAGTGGTAAGTATGGCACATCATGGAAGAGAAGCAAAGAAAGCTAAGTTATTAGTACTTTCTTCCAGAGAAAGCTGTTTTGATTATCATATATTTAGTGTTAGATTTCTGACTGTCATGAGTATGGTCTCTTCCTCTAACAACTACATTTCAAGActctttttgttgcttttgatAGGTAAGAAGGGTTTGGTGTCAGCTAAGTATAGTGTGGTTAGGAAATACAGAGTCTAAAAGAACAAGAGATGAAGTACAGGATGGTTTCTCCTTATAAGCATGTGCTGTTTTAAATATACCTGGTTAGTATTGTGATGGCTTAGCCCTCTGTGACCAGCATGGGTGGGAAACAGCCCTACATatcagagtcacagaatatgctgagttgggagggaccatcaggatcatggagtccaagccagtgtttctgtttcttctgtcaCTAAAGTGTGGTGTGACCCACAAGGGTATATAGACTCATTGGCATTTTATCCTATATTGGCATTGTATGGTAGTGAGGGACGTCCAGGGCTGGTCACTTGTGTGAACTCTTCAGTTCTAATGTACATTGGGCTTGGTCAGCAGGCAGGTAGTTAGGGCACAGCAGTGTGTGATATATTTGAATTGTAGCTATTTTAGTAATCATTTCAGAGTCCCTCTCATTCCAGATTTGTACTTTAAAGATGTGTGCATATGTCCATAGGTCTGCATATACCTAATTTAAACGCAAGTCTCACACCAGGAGTTTTATATTTAGTTACTGTCAAAGACAGACTAGTTAAATCTCTGGATTTTATATAGAAATAGAATACTTTTAAGACTCAAGTGTGCATCACTTTTCTCACAAGGAAAATAACACTGTTTAAACATGTATTTTCAACAGGTTTAGATTTTACCAATGTATTGTAATAGCATGTGAAAGGTAACACTTGAGATTCAACTATGATTGCActaattgcatttattttattggaTGTGTTTTTGGTTCCCTTTATGCACTCACAAGGGTCTTGTAGCTCCATTCCCCcctaaaaaaacaaaccctgagaGATGCATTAAAGTAAAAAGAGTGTCAGAGGCAGGCTGAAAGTGGGAAAACATCTTTATTTAGattaaaaatgaacttttaaatCAGCTTGACTCATAAGCAGAACTCCTTGTGGAAGGAAAAACGTGTTTGAAACATCAGAAAAATTGTGTGAAACTGAGACCTTCAACTTGTTGAAGTTGTCttatttcagcagttttttGCCAGATTTTTTGTCATATAAACAAAAATTTCTACCTCTATGTCAAAAGTAAGATGTTCCAAATAAGATTGTTCTAGAATAAAGATATTTATATGCATTCAGTTTAGGCAACTGCActtctttttattctctgtAATTATTTAGAGATATTTTTTGCCTCTCAAAAACCCCTCAATTTGACGGGGGTCTGAAAAGTTACATGTGCTAGCTCATCTCCATGCTTGtctttaaaaagtttaaaagaatCTGAGTTCATGAAAATCCCATGAAGAGTTCTGTGCTTCTAATGATGCTGTGTCCAGTGGGCACATACTAtaaaatgatattaaaaaacTTTATATAGTAGCTGATGCCCTTACAGTTCTTGTAAGTCTTGACAGCTGattgcaattttaaaaacagcaataaaaacttGAATTATTCGACACCAGTCCAAGTGCTCATCAGCAGAAATAAGTCACGGACATATATTGAATATGACACATCCAGTGTGGAGCAATACCATCAGCATAGCAGAGAGGAATCAGACAAGTTTAGTGTCCCAATCCTGTGAATCTTTCCCTTTGAGCATAACTACAAATTAGGTAAGAGGTTTAAACACTTAAGTCACAACTGTGCAAACACTGCTAGATGCGGGGAGGGATGCCTAAATGCTCCATAGGTTCCAAAATTCTGGACTGCTCTTAGAAAATAGATTTGCTGAAACAGTGACTACTCACTGAAATCTTGTGGTATCCTCCAGTTTGAAACCTCATGGCAGAAGGCCACAGAAGAATTTCAGAATACTTGTTTTGCTCTCTATGTATCATTGTCTGATAAAcacttctgaaattaattttcctgttgAGTTTAAGTGAGGTAGAAGTTTTTTAGATAGTGGTATCATCcttaaattcttaatttttttttttccctcctagcCCATCATTCCTATGTTTACACAAAATGTTCGAGAAGGCTTTAGGACATTAGGAGGAATAAGTAagatattttctatttttctgtagtttatttttccatgtgtGTTTAGCCTATCTCTGTAGAAATAATCCTCATATAAGTTGGAGATTTAACACAGCCTTGTTTCTTGATGTTTGGTCTCTGGTAGAGTTCAGAGGTGTTTTTAGGATTTAATATCAGTATTAGATGTGATATTGGCTCATCTAAGTTATTTTCCacataaaaatgttcttttacaCAAGcagtagaagaaagaaaaaaagcagccagaaaaaggcaggaagatttaaagtacttttttctctgcttatATCTGCTAGGCCAGCCCTAGGTTTTCTACTGTCTGTtaagaagcaaagcaaaaaggtttGCAACTGACACGTAATTCCTGTTCTCCTAAAGCTCTGTGCTTACA includes these proteins:
- the LOC134548827 gene encoding DGAT1/2-independent enzyme synthesizing storage lipids-like isoform X2; this encodes MTGGNESCTAGPTSMSYLACLTYILEEWTGVQDIGDYLSYAVYILWLLFPLVVVFVLPGVLVILFYVSILWLHIYKRKNEIKEAYSHDAWVGAREVLATLWDGHGRLWHGYELHGIENLPQGPGLVVFYHGATPVDYIYFSARLHIMKKRRCRVVADHFVFRLPGFRILIDVLGVIHGPKEVCVRTLEKGHLLAIAPGGVREALFSDEMYTILWSDRKGFAQVAIDAKVPIIPMFTQNVREGFRTLGGIKILRSLYERIRLPVVPLYGGFPVKLRTFIGEPIPYEPNMTAEELAAKTKAAIQGLIEKHQKIPGNIFRALMERFQRQKKED
- the LOC134548827 gene encoding DGAT1/2-independent enzyme synthesizing storage lipids-like isoform X1; the protein is MYDVRVEARARQEGTWKSCPSSSHRRLRPQPWQRSVSSQQEMTGGNESCTAGPTSMSYLACLTYILEEWTGVQDIGDYLSYAVYILWLLFPLVVVFVLPGVLVILFYVSILWLHIYKRKNEIKEAYSHDAWVGAREVLATLWDGHGRLWHGYELHGIENLPQGPGLVVFYHGATPVDYIYFSARLHIMKKRRCRVVADHFVFRLPGFRILIDVLGVIHGPKEVCVRTLEKGHLLAIAPGGVREALFSDEMYTILWSDRKGFAQVAIDAKVPIIPMFTQNVREGFRTLGGIKILRSLYERIRLPVVPLYGGFPVKLRTFIGEPIPYEPNMTAEELAAKTKAAIQGLIEKHQKIPGNIFRALMERFQRQKKED